The Nerophis lumbriciformis linkage group LG15, RoL_Nlum_v2.1, whole genome shotgun sequence genome window below encodes:
- the LOC133616197 gene encoding E3 SUMO-protein ligase ZBED1-like: MAYHSSTTAMNEHLKRKHPTAFFPSPSTSQSSAKRQSSVQDFFPKRHGTECTPQVAADLTDGVLEMMVIDMRPLNMVEGEGFQKMIKRFHSGYTLPSRTHFTKFMEQKYTKKMKEVKAILKNVKGKLTLTTDAWTSMATEAYLGVTIHFVNDEWELTSINLTTMPLNEKHTAENIASWIEDVVNKFEINIKLVQVIVHDNAANVVAALRVLEERHGVSSLRCVGHTLQLVVNHALKDNHISRALGAARSLVEHFRKSELSGTKLKVKQKQMGSPDHSLIQDVSVRWNSSFYMISRLLEQRWPITATLSDPEVTQRGKHFLDLKADQWSLLEELEQVLKPFECATVYLSGESYVTVSAVPLLVKGLRKATQTAFENASIKCFQVTAAREITSRWEAETTFKDDGPNVCILAAALDPRFRKLKFLTADECLKVQYKLHAIVLEEKRREKETHAQQGTAMQVERPDADRRPVSLLDTLLGSDSDELSNNEEDNNDSNDAEMVRNELVSYFGESPISKDENPLKWWKEHQARFPNLAMLARSYLSVPATSTPSERLFSAAGNIVNKKRTSLTPEHVDMLTFLHYNC; this comes from the exons atggcgtatcacagcagcacaacggctatgaacgagcatctaaaaagaaaacatccgacagcgttcttcccatcaccatcaacgagtcaatcatccgc caaacgacaaagcagtgtccaggatttttttccaaagaggcatgggactgaatgcacaccccaagtggccgctgacctgactgatggtgtcctggaaatgatggtcatagacatgaggccattaaatatggtagaaggggaagggtttcaaaaaatgatcaaacggtttcactctggctacacactaccatcaagaacccacttcactaagtttatggagcaaaaatacacaaagaaaatgaaagaagtcaaagcaatcctgaaaaatgtgaaaggaaaactgacactcacaactgatgcatggacaagtatggccactgaagcataccttggtgtcaccattcactttgttaatgatgagtgggagcttacctcaattaacttgacaacaatgcccctcaatgaaaagcacactgcagaaaacattgcctcttggattgaggatgttgtcaataagtttgaaataaacataaaactagtacaagtcattgtacatgacaatgctgcaaatgttgttgcagctttaagagttcttgaggaaagacatggtgtttcatccctcagatgtgttggccatactctacagcttgtagttaaccatgctctaaaggacaaccacatcagcagagctttaggagcagcaagaagtttggtcgagcacttcagaaaaagtgagctatccggtacaaaactaaaggttaagcaaaaacaaatgggttctccagaccacagcctcatacaagatgtgtctgtgagatggaacagttccttttacatgattagtcgcctgcttgagcagaggtggccaataacagcaactctgtcagatccggaggtcactcaaagagggaagcattttctggatcttaaggctgaccagtggagcttgcttgaagaacttgaacaagttctgaaaccttttgaatgtgcaactgtgtacctgagtggagaatcttatgtaacagtttccgctgtccctctgctggtcaaagggcttcggaaggctacacaaactgcttttgaaaatgcatcaatcaagtgtttccaggtcactgctgcacgtgagataacatccaggtgggaagccgagaccacattcaaagatgatggaccaaatgtgtgcatattagcagctgcacttgacccacgattcaggaagctgaaattcctgactgcagatgagtgtttaaaagttcaatacaagctgcatgcaatagttctggaggagaaaagaagggaaaaggagacacacgctcaacagggcacagcaatgcaagtggaaagaccagatgctgacaggcggcctgtatctttactagacacacttcttggctcagattcagatgaactcagcaacaatgaggaagacaacaatgacagtaatgatgctgaaatggtcagaaacgagttagtgtcttattttggagaatcccccatttccaaggatgaaaacccattaaaatggtggaaagaacatcaggcaaggtttccaaatctggcaatgctggctcggtcttacctctcagttccagccacatcgaccccttctgagcgcctattttcagctgctgggaatattgtaaacaagaaaagaaccagcctcaccccagagcatgtagacatgctaacctttcttcattacaactgttag